From a single Drosophila sulfurigaster albostrigata strain 15112-1811.04 chromosome 3, ASM2355843v2, whole genome shotgun sequence genomic region:
- the LOC133842870 gene encoding lachesin: MFIITVIKLLLIALNIFPSRFTNRRIMFLIYMTNLVTHVMMDEPRFAQPIPNVTVAVGRDANLPCVVEHLGGYKVAWIHIDRQMILTIHRHVISRIPRYSITYTDNTWLLHVNQAHQDDRGYYMCQVNTNPMISQVGYLQVVVPPNILDIESTPSSVAVRENQNINMTCRADGFPTPKIIWRREDGEEIAVEKKKKVLVYDGDVLPLTKVSRNEMGAYLCIATNGVPPSVSKRIILDVEFSPMIWVPNQLVGAPAGTDVTIDCHTEAHPKAIIYWVYNSVMVLPSKKYKTDYTENSYRAHMKLTIRNLQYGDFGNYRCISKNSLGETEGSIRVYEIPLPSTPSKQVTHTTVESRESNIIPALRNDTTKSLQTDVYAMKNDLYTGSGSSLAASGSSSAASSSSSSSSMQTSLLPGGAAGNSLSALSGGAAAGGPGSKGSLAIGKSMFYTERPPNEYASAAAGLLHRLSWLLAGLILAAL, from the exons atgttTATCATTACGGTAATTAAACTCTTGCTAATTGCGCTCAACATATTTCCAAGCCGTTTCACAAATCGGCGAATTATGTTTCTCATCTACATGACGAATTTAGTGACACATG TTATGATGGATGAGCCACGCTTTGCACAGCCCATACCGAATGTCACCGTTGCCGTCGGCCGTGATGCGAATCTGCCCTGTGTGGTCGAGCATTTGGGTGGCTATAAG GTGGCCTGGATACACATTGATCGACAGATGATACTCACCATACACAGACACGTTATATCAAGGATACCACGGTACAGTATTACGTATACGGACAACACGTGGCTGCTGCACGTGAATCAGGCGCATCAGGATGATCGCGGCTATTACATGTGCCAAGTGAACACCAATCCCATGATTAGCCAGGTGGGCTATCTGCAGGTTGTAG TGCCACCCAACATACTGGACATTGAGAGCACACCATCTTCGGTGGCGGTGCGTGAAAACCAAAACATCAACATGACATGTCGCGCCGATGGTTTTCCCACACCAAAAATCATTTGGCGACGCGAGGATGGCGAGGAAATTGCCGttgaaaagaagaagaaag TGCTTGTGTACGATGGCGATGTGCTGCCGCTGACCAAAGTGAGCCGCAATGAGATGGGTGCCTATCTGTGCATTGCCACCAATGGAGTGCCGCCCTCGGTGTCCAAGCGGATCATATTGGATGTGGAGT TCTCGCCCATGATTTGGGTGCCGAATCAACTTGTTGGCGCGCCAGCTGGCACAGATGTAACCATCGATTGCCACACGGAGGCGCATCCCAA AGCCATCATCTATTGGGTGTACAATTCAGTGATGGTATTGCCGAGCAAAAAGTATAAGACCGACTACACGGAGAACTCATATCG TGCACACATGAAACTGACGATAAGAAACCTGCAATATGGCGACTTTGGCAACTATCGATGCATCTCAAAGAACTCGCTGGGGGAAACGGAAGGCTCCATACGTGTTTATG AAATACCTTTGCCATCAACACCATCGAAGCAAGTAACGCACACCACCGTCGAGTCCAGGGAGA GCAACATTATACCAGCGTTACGCAACGATACAACGAAATCGCTGCAAACGGATGTGTATGCAATGAAAAACGATTTGTATACTGGCAGTGGTTCATCATTGGCAGCCTCCGGCTCCTCATCGGCTGCCTCATCGagctcatcatcgtcgtcgatGCAAACCTCGTTGCTGCCCGGCGGCGCCGCCGGCAACAGTTTGTCAGCGTTAAGCGGTGGCGCCGCCGCTGGCGGTCCGGGCAGCAAAGGTTCCCTAGCGATAGGCAAAAGCATGTTCTACACCGAGAGACCACCGAATGAATATGCAAGTGCAGCGG CTGGATTGCTGCATAGGCTGAGTTGGCTGCTTGCTGGATTAATTCTGGCTGCGCtttga